A single Cyprinus carpio isolate SPL01 chromosome A20, ASM1834038v1, whole genome shotgun sequence DNA region contains:
- the LOC109101724 gene encoding serine/threonine-protein phosphatase 2A 56 kDa regulatory subunit epsilon isoform-like isoform X2: protein MSSAATTAPSVDKVDGFSRKSVRKARQRRAQSSSQFRSQDKPIELVQLPLLKDVSAQEQPELFLKKLQQCCFLFDFMDTLSDLKMKEYKRSTLNELVDYVTLSRGYLTEQTYPEVVKMVSCNIFRTLPPSDSNEFDPEEDEPTLEASWPHLQLVYEFFIRFLESQEFQPSVAKKYIDQKFVLQLLELFDSEDPRERDCLKTVLHRIYGKFLGLRAFIRKQINNIFLCFVYETEHFNGVAELLEILGSIINGFALPLKAEHKQFLVKVLLPLHTVRSLSLFHAQLAYCIVQFLEKDPTLTEPVIRGLLKFWPKTCSQKEVMFLGELEEILDVIEPTQFVKIQELLFKQIARCVSSPHFQVAERALYYWNNEYIMSLIEENSSVILPIMFASLYRISKEHWNPAISALIYNVLKAFMEMNSALFDELAASYKSDRQRERKKDKEREDLWRKLEDLELRRGVQNSDGVIPT from the exons ATGTCTTCAGCAGCCACCACAGCCCCGTCAGTGGACAAGGTGGACGGCTTCTCCAGGAAGTCTGTCAGGAAAGCCAGGCAAAGGCGAGCACAGAGCTCGTCCCAGTTCAGATCTCAGGACAAGCCCATAGAGCTGGTGCAGCTACCTCTGCTGAAAG atGTTTCTGCACAGGAGCAACCAGAGCTATTCCTCAAGAAACTGCAGCagtgctgttttctgtttgacTTCATGGACACACTGTCTGACCTCAAAATGAAAGAGTATAAACGGTCCACCCTTAACGAGCTGGTGGACTACGTCACCCTCAGCCGGGGGTACCTGACTGAGCAGACCTACCCCGAGGTGGTCAAAATG GTGTCCTGCAATATTTTTCGGACTCTTCCGCCTAGTGATAGTAATGAGTTTGACCCAGAGGAGGACGAGCCCACGCTGGAGGCCTCATGGCCACACTTACAG CTCGTGTATGAGTTCTTCATTCGCTTCTTGGAAAGTCAGGAATTTCAGCCCAGCGTTGCCAAAAAATACATTGACCAGAAATTTGTATTACAG CTCTTGGAGCTGTTTGATAGCGAGGACCCACGGGAGAGGGACTGCCTGAAGACAGTTCTGCACAGAATCTATGGCAAGTTCCTTGGCCTCAGGGCCTTCATCCGCAAAcagataaacaacatttttctttg TTTTGTATATGAGACGGAGCACTTCAATGGCGTAGCTGAACTGCTGGAGATTTTGGGAAG CATCATCAATGGCTTTGCGCTTCCTCTCAAAGCTGAGCACAAACAGTTCCTGGTGAAAGTGCTGCTGCCTCTGCACACAGTGAGGAGCTTGTCTCTCTTCCATGCCCAG CTGGCCTATTGTATTGTACAGTTCCTAGAGAAAGATCCCACGTTAACAGAACCT GTGATCAGAGGCTTGTTGAAGTTTTGGCCAAAAACATGCAGTCAAAAAGAG GTTATGTTTCTTGGAGAGTTGGAGGAGATTCTAGATGTGATTGAGCCCACTCAGTTTGTTAAGATCCAAGAACTACTCTTTAAACAGATTGCTAGATGTGTATCCAGCCCCCATTTTCAG GTGGCAGAACGAGCTTTGTACTACTGGAACAATGAGTATATCATGAGTCTGATTGAGGAGAACTCTAGTGTAATCCTGCCTATCATGTTTGCCAGTCTCTACAGGATCTCCAAAGAGCACTGGAACCc GGCGATATCAGCTTTGATCTACAATGTGCTCAAAGCATTCATGGAGATGAACAGCGCCTTGTTTGACGAACTTGCCGCCAGCTACAAATCAGACAGGCAAAG GGAAAGGAAGAAAGACAAGGAGCGAGAGGACCTATGGAGGAAGCTGGAGGATCTGGAGCTCAGACGGGGCGTCCAGAACAGCGACGGTGTCATTCCCACCTAA
- the LOC109101724 gene encoding serine/threonine-protein phosphatase 2A 56 kDa regulatory subunit epsilon isoform-like isoform X1: MSSAATTAPSVDKVDGFSRKSVRKARQRRAQSSSQFRSQDKPIELVQLPLLKDVSAQEQPELFLKKLQQCCFLFDFMDTLSDLKMKEYKRSTLNELVDYVTLSRGYLTEQTYPEVVKMVSCNIFRTLPPSDSNEFDPEEDEPTLEASWPHLQLVYEFFIRFLESQEFQPSVAKKYIDQKFVLQLLELFDSEDPRERDCLKTVLHRIYGKFLGLRAFIRKQINNIFLCFVYETEHFNGVAELLEILGSSIINGFALPLKAEHKQFLVKVLLPLHTVRSLSLFHAQLAYCIVQFLEKDPTLTEPVIRGLLKFWPKTCSQKEVMFLGELEEILDVIEPTQFVKIQELLFKQIARCVSSPHFQVAERALYYWNNEYIMSLIEENSSVILPIMFASLYRISKEHWNPAISALIYNVLKAFMEMNSALFDELAASYKSDRQRERKKDKEREDLWRKLEDLELRRGVQNSDGVIPT; encoded by the exons ATGTCTTCAGCAGCCACCACAGCCCCGTCAGTGGACAAGGTGGACGGCTTCTCCAGGAAGTCTGTCAGGAAAGCCAGGCAAAGGCGAGCACAGAGCTCGTCCCAGTTCAGATCTCAGGACAAGCCCATAGAGCTGGTGCAGCTACCTCTGCTGAAAG atGTTTCTGCACAGGAGCAACCAGAGCTATTCCTCAAGAAACTGCAGCagtgctgttttctgtttgacTTCATGGACACACTGTCTGACCTCAAAATGAAAGAGTATAAACGGTCCACCCTTAACGAGCTGGTGGACTACGTCACCCTCAGCCGGGGGTACCTGACTGAGCAGACCTACCCCGAGGTGGTCAAAATG GTGTCCTGCAATATTTTTCGGACTCTTCCGCCTAGTGATAGTAATGAGTTTGACCCAGAGGAGGACGAGCCCACGCTGGAGGCCTCATGGCCACACTTACAG CTCGTGTATGAGTTCTTCATTCGCTTCTTGGAAAGTCAGGAATTTCAGCCCAGCGTTGCCAAAAAATACATTGACCAGAAATTTGTATTACAG CTCTTGGAGCTGTTTGATAGCGAGGACCCACGGGAGAGGGACTGCCTGAAGACAGTTCTGCACAGAATCTATGGCAAGTTCCTTGGCCTCAGGGCCTTCATCCGCAAAcagataaacaacatttttctttg TTTTGTATATGAGACGGAGCACTTCAATGGCGTAGCTGAACTGCTGGAGATTTTGGGAAG CAGCATCATCAATGGCTTTGCGCTTCCTCTCAAAGCTGAGCACAAACAGTTCCTGGTGAAAGTGCTGCTGCCTCTGCACACAGTGAGGAGCTTGTCTCTCTTCCATGCCCAG CTGGCCTATTGTATTGTACAGTTCCTAGAGAAAGATCCCACGTTAACAGAACCT GTGATCAGAGGCTTGTTGAAGTTTTGGCCAAAAACATGCAGTCAAAAAGAG GTTATGTTTCTTGGAGAGTTGGAGGAGATTCTAGATGTGATTGAGCCCACTCAGTTTGTTAAGATCCAAGAACTACTCTTTAAACAGATTGCTAGATGTGTATCCAGCCCCCATTTTCAG GTGGCAGAACGAGCTTTGTACTACTGGAACAATGAGTATATCATGAGTCTGATTGAGGAGAACTCTAGTGTAATCCTGCCTATCATGTTTGCCAGTCTCTACAGGATCTCCAAAGAGCACTGGAACCc GGCGATATCAGCTTTGATCTACAATGTGCTCAAAGCATTCATGGAGATGAACAGCGCCTTGTTTGACGAACTTGCCGCCAGCTACAAATCAGACAGGCAAAG GGAAAGGAAGAAAGACAAGGAGCGAGAGGACCTATGGAGGAAGCTGGAGGATCTGGAGCTCAGACGGGGCGTCCAGAACAGCGACGGTGTCATTCCCACCTAA